A stretch of Carnobacterium iners DNA encodes these proteins:
- the rpoC gene encoding DNA-directed RNA polymerase subunit beta': MIDVNNFNSMQIGLASPDKIRSWSYGEVKKPETINYRTLKPERDGLFCERIFGPSKDWECACGKYKRIRYKGIVCDRCGVEVTRSKVRRERMGHIELAAPVTHIWYFKGIPSRMGLVLDMSPRALEEVIYFASYVVTEPGNTPMERKQLLTEREYRERREQYGNEFQAAMGAEAIKQLLDDVNVEKEVGELKEELKTAQGQKRTRAIRRLDILEAFRNSGNHPSWMVMDVIPIIPPEIRPMVQLEGGRFATSDLNDLYRRVINRNNRLKRLLDLMAPNIIVQNEKRMLQEAVDALIDNGRRGRPVTGPGNRPLKSLSHMLKGKQGRFRQNLLGKRVDYSGRSVIVVGPTLKMYQCGLPKQMAIELFKPFVMRELVARDIASNIKNAKRKIDRQDDAIWPVLEEVIREHPVLLNRAPTLHRLGIQAFEPILVEGKAIRLHPLVCEAYNADFDGDQMAVHVPLSDEAQAEARMLMLAAHNILNPKDGKPVVTPSQDMVLGNYYLTMEEEEREGEGMTFSSLNEALIAYQSGYVHLHSRVGIRSIDIPGKPFTEWQKDKMLITTVGKLIFNEIMPNEFPYLNEPTQSNLEVATPDNYFVEMGTDIPAHIKEQELVKPFKKKNLGNIIAEVFKRFKIAETSKMLDKMKDLGYKYSTIAGITVGISDIVVLEEKQHILEEAHGQVDNIIKQFRRGLITDEERYERVIAVWNATKDRIQVRLMESLDDRNPIFMMSDSGARGNISNFTQLAGMRGLMAAPNGQIMELPITSNFREGLSVLEMFISTHGARKGMTDTALKTADSGYLTRRLVDVAQDVIIRETDCGTDSGLEIMAIKDGNEVIEPLEERLLGRYTRKTVINPNDGSVIIKSNEIITEDIAKQIIDAGIESITIRSVFTCNTKHGVCKYCYGRNLATGSEVEVGEAVGTIAAQSIGEPGTQLTMRTFHTGGVAGDDITQGLPRIQEIFEARHPKGQSVITEVTGEVISIDENPADRTKEVTIKGETDTRSYQVPFISRMKVAEGDIIERGTRLIEGSIDPKQLLSVSDVLSVENYLLGQVQKVYRMQGVEIGDKHIEVMVRQMLRKVRIMDPGETDVLPGTLIDIHDFTEENNKTLMAGGVPATARPVLLGITKASLETNSFLSAASFQETTRVLTDAAIRGKRDPLLGLKENVIIGKIIPAGTGMAKYRKMEPKGVGVVSENVYSINDTK, translated from the coding sequence TTGATAGACGTTAATAATTTTAATAGTATGCAAATAGGCTTGGCTTCTCCAGATAAGATCCGCAGTTGGTCTTATGGAGAAGTAAAAAAACCAGAAACCATTAACTATCGCACATTAAAACCTGAACGTGATGGACTATTCTGTGAACGTATTTTTGGACCTTCAAAGGACTGGGAATGTGCTTGTGGAAAGTACAAACGGATTCGTTACAAAGGGATTGTTTGTGATCGCTGTGGGGTTGAAGTTACTCGCTCAAAAGTACGTCGTGAGCGTATGGGACACATCGAATTAGCAGCGCCAGTTACTCATATCTGGTATTTCAAAGGAATTCCAAGTCGAATGGGACTTGTCTTAGACATGAGCCCGCGTGCACTTGAAGAAGTTATTTATTTTGCTTCTTACGTGGTTACTGAACCTGGAAACACTCCAATGGAAAGAAAACAGTTGTTAACCGAAAGAGAATACCGTGAACGCCGTGAACAATACGGAAATGAATTCCAAGCTGCAATGGGAGCAGAAGCTATCAAGCAATTGCTAGATGACGTAAACGTAGAAAAAGAAGTTGGCGAGCTAAAAGAAGAACTAAAAACAGCTCAAGGACAAAAACGAACACGTGCTATTCGTCGTTTAGATATCTTAGAAGCATTCCGTAACTCAGGAAATCATCCTTCATGGATGGTTATGGACGTTATTCCAATTATCCCTCCAGAAATCCGCCCAATGGTTCAATTAGAAGGCGGACGTTTCGCAACAAGTGATTTAAATGACTTGTATCGTCGTGTTATCAATCGTAATAACCGTCTAAAACGTCTATTAGACTTAATGGCTCCAAATATTATTGTTCAAAATGAAAAACGTATGTTACAAGAAGCCGTTGATGCTTTGATTGATAATGGTCGCCGTGGTCGCCCTGTTACTGGACCAGGAAACCGTCCTTTAAAATCGTTATCTCATATGTTAAAAGGGAAACAAGGGCGTTTTCGTCAAAACTTACTAGGAAAACGTGTCGACTATTCTGGCCGTTCAGTTATCGTAGTTGGTCCAACTTTGAAAATGTATCAATGTGGCTTGCCTAAACAAATGGCTATTGAACTATTCAAACCATTTGTTATGCGTGAATTAGTTGCCCGCGATATTGCTAGCAATATTAAGAATGCTAAACGCAAAATTGATCGTCAAGATGACGCTATCTGGCCTGTTTTAGAAGAAGTTATCCGTGAACATCCAGTACTATTAAACCGAGCACCGACACTTCATAGATTAGGTATCCAAGCATTTGAGCCTATCTTAGTTGAAGGTAAAGCGATTCGTCTTCACCCACTAGTTTGTGAAGCTTATAATGCCGATTTCGATGGTGATCAAATGGCTGTCCATGTACCATTAAGTGACGAAGCACAAGCTGAAGCACGTATGTTGATGCTAGCTGCTCATAACATCTTGAACCCTAAAGATGGTAAACCAGTTGTTACTCCATCACAAGATATGGTTTTAGGTAACTACTATTTAACGATGGAAGAAGAAGAGCGCGAAGGCGAAGGTATGACATTTAGTAGTTTAAATGAAGCCTTAATCGCTTACCAAAGTGGCTATGTACATTTACATTCACGTGTTGGTATTCGTTCAATCGATATTCCAGGTAAACCATTTACTGAATGGCAAAAAGATAAAATGCTAATTACAACAGTTGGTAAATTAATTTTTAACGAAATCATGCCAAATGAATTCCCATATTTGAATGAGCCAACACAAAGCAACCTTGAAGTTGCCACACCAGATAATTATTTTGTTGAAATGGGAACAGATATTCCAGCTCATATTAAAGAGCAAGAATTAGTTAAACCATTTAAGAAAAAAAATCTGGGTAATATCATTGCTGAAGTCTTCAAACGATTTAAAATCGCTGAAACTTCAAAAATGTTAGATAAGATGAAAGATTTAGGATACAAGTATTCTACAATTGCTGGAATCACTGTAGGTATCTCTGATATTGTTGTTTTAGAAGAAAAGCAACACATATTAGAGGAAGCTCATGGCCAAGTAGATAACATAATAAAACAATTCCGTCGTGGTCTGATTACGGATGAAGAGCGTTACGAACGTGTTATCGCTGTTTGGAATGCTACAAAAGATCGCATCCAAGTCCGACTGATGGAAAGTTTAGATGACCGCAACCCAATCTTTATGATGAGTGACTCTGGTGCCCGTGGTAACATTTCCAACTTTACACAGCTTGCTGGTATGCGTGGATTAATGGCAGCACCGAATGGTCAAATCATGGAGTTACCTATTACATCTAACTTCCGTGAAGGTCTCTCTGTTTTAGAAATGTTTATCTCTACTCATGGAGCCCGTAAAGGAATGACCGATACAGCTCTAAAAACGGCTGACTCAGGTTACTTGACTCGTCGTTTAGTAGACGTAGCACAAGACGTTATTATTCGTGAAACAGATTGTGGAACGGATAGTGGACTTGAAATTATGGCAATTAAAGACGGAAATGAAGTCATTGAGCCTCTTGAAGAGCGTTTATTAGGTCGTTACACTCGTAAAACAGTTATAAATCCTAATGATGGATCAGTTATCATTAAGAGCAATGAGATTATTACAGAAGATATTGCTAAACAAATCATCGATGCTGGAATTGAATCGATTACGATTCGTTCAGTCTTCACATGTAATACTAAACATGGCGTATGTAAGTACTGTTATGGTCGTAACTTAGCAACTGGTTCTGAAGTTGAAGTTGGTGAAGCAGTTGGAACAATCGCTGCTCAATCAATTGGTGAGCCAGGAACCCAGTTGACAATGCGTACATTCCATACCGGTGGAGTTGCTGGAGATGATATTACTCAAGGGCTACCTCGTATCCAAGAGATATTTGAAGCTCGTCATCCTAAAGGACAATCAGTCATTACTGAAGTAACAGGGGAAGTTATCTCAATCGATGAAAATCCTGCAGATCGTACTAAAGAGGTAACTATTAAAGGTGAAACAGATACGCGTAGTTATCAAGTTCCGTTTATCTCACGCATGAAAGTGGCTGAAGGAGATATCATTGAACGCGGTACTCGCTTAATTGAAGGTTCAATTGATCCTAAGCAATTACTAAGCGTAAGCGATGTTCTATCTGTTGAAAATTACTTGTTAGGTCAAGTTCAGAAAGTATACCGTATGCAAGGAGTAGAAATCGGAGATAAACATATCGAAGTAATGGTCCGTCAAATGTTACGTAAAGTTCGTATCATGGATCCAGGTGAAACAGATGTTTTACCAGGTACTTTAATCGATATTCATGACTTTACAGAAGAAAATAACAAGACATTAATGGCCGGTGGCGTGCCAGCTACAGCTCGTCCAGTCTTATTAGGAATCACAAAAGCATCATTAGAAACAAACAGTTTCTTATCTGCTGCATCATTCCAAGAAACGACTCGTGTCTTAACAGATGCTGCAATCCGCGGCAAGCGCGATCCGTTATTAGGATTGAAAGAAAATGTTATCATCGGTAAAATTATTCCGGCTGGTACTGGAATGGCTAAATACCGTAAAATGGAGCCTAAAGGTGTTGGCGTCGTAAGTGAAAATGTTTACAGCATCAATGATACTAAGTAA
- a CDS encoding prepilin peptidase, whose amino-acid sequence MIHILLIFSIWMIGACFGSFFMVIGLRFPIGHSIIHPRSTCSNCFHYLGTLELIPFFSYVIQKGHCRHCHTKFSFLYPFTEALTGLLFVLVFFRFINQPKEILLLFFLIAFGIIFFISDLYYFLLPDSLMLLFFSSTIIVRLWFHPLPLYYYFISGISFFLLFYAFYCFTSQGIGGGDVKLFGILGLFFGFELTLFILFIACLSSLVFGLGLFALKKISKHTPFPFAPFIFLASFIVALYGENFQVIFYSLF is encoded by the coding sequence ATGATTCATATATTGCTTATTTTTTCTATTTGGATGATCGGAGCTTGTTTCGGTTCTTTTTTCATGGTTATTGGATTAAGATTCCCAATTGGCCATTCCATAATTCATCCACGGTCAACTTGCTCTAATTGCTTTCATTATCTTGGAACTCTTGAACTGATTCCCTTCTTTTCTTATGTTATACAAAAAGGTCATTGTCGTCATTGTCATACAAAATTTTCTTTTTTATATCCTTTCACCGAAGCTTTAACCGGATTACTTTTTGTTTTAGTTTTTTTTCGATTTATAAATCAACCCAAAGAAATTCTATTACTCTTTTTTTTAATTGCTTTTGGCATTATATTTTTTATCAGTGATTTATATTATTTCCTATTACCTGATTCTTTAATGCTTTTATTTTTTTCATCAACCATAATTGTGCGCTTGTGGTTTCACCCTCTACCTTTATATTACTACTTTATAAGTGGCATTAGTTTCTTCTTATTATTTTATGCTTTCTATTGCTTTACTAGCCAAGGGATAGGAGGGGGGGATGTAAAACTTTTTGGTATTTTAGGTCTATTTTTTGGTTTTGAGTTAACTTTATTCATTTTATTTATTGCTTGTCTAAGCAGTTTAGTATTCGGTCTCGGTCTCTTTGCTCTTAAAAAAATTTCAAAACATACACCTTTCCCATTTGCTCCATTTATCTTCTTAGCTTCTTTTATTGTTGCGCTCTACGGAGAAAATTTTCAAGTTATTTTTTACTCGCTTTTTTAA
- the rpsL gene encoding 30S ribosomal protein S12, giving the protein MPTINQLVRSPRKSKVGKSESPALNRGYNSKRKKQTIVNSPQKRGVCTRVGTMTPKKPNSALRKYARVRLSNLIEVTAYIPGEGHNLQEHSVVLIRGGRVKDLPGVRYHIVRGALDTSGVADRKQSRSKYGTKKPKK; this is encoded by the coding sequence ATGCCTACTATTAATCAATTAGTTCGTAGCCCTCGCAAATCTAAAGTCGGAAAATCAGAATCTCCTGCTTTAAACAGAGGATACAACAGTAAAAGAAAAAAACAAACAATCGTAAACTCACCTCAAAAACGTGGTGTATGTACTCGTGTGGGAACTATGACTCCTAAAAAACCTAACTCAGCGTTACGTAAATATGCACGTGTTCGTTTATCTAACTTAATTGAAGTAACAGCATATATTCCGGGAGAAGGACACAACTTGCAAGAACATAGTGTTGTACTTATCCGTGGAGGACGTGTTAAAGATTTACCAGGAGTACGTTACCATATCGTTCGTGGTGCTTTAGATACATCTGGTGTTGCAGATCGTAAACAAAGTCGTTCTAAATACGGGACTAAAAAACCTAAGAAATAA
- the rpsG gene encoding 30S ribosomal protein S7, which translates to MPRKGPITKRDVLPDPIYNSKLATRLINRLMVDGKRGKAATILYNALEVVKEQTGNDPIEVFEQAMKNIMPVIEVKARRVGGSNYQVPVEVRPDRRTALALRWLVNYSRLRGEDTMEQRLAKEIMDAANNSGAAVKKREETHKVAEANKAFAHYRW; encoded by the coding sequence ATGCCTCGTAAAGGTCCTATTACTAAACGTGATGTTTTACCAGATCCGATTTATAATTCTAAATTAGCTACTCGTCTAATCAACCGTTTAATGGTTGATGGAAAACGTGGAAAAGCTGCTACAATTCTTTACAACGCTCTTGAAGTAGTTAAAGAACAAACTGGCAACGATCCTATTGAAGTATTTGAACAAGCAATGAAAAATATCATGCCTGTTATTGAAGTTAAAGCTCGTCGTGTTGGGGGTTCTAACTACCAAGTGCCAGTTGAAGTTCGTCCAGACCGTCGTACTGCATTAGCATTACGTTGGTTAGTAAACTATTCACGTCTACGTGGAGAAGATACTATGGAACAACGCTTAGCTAAAGAAATTATGGATGCAGCAAACAATTCAGGTGCTGCTGTTAAGAAACGTGAAGAAACACATAAAGTAGCAGAAGCTAATAAAGCTTTCGCTCATTACCGCTGGTAA
- the fusA gene encoding elongation factor G has product MAKREFTLENTRNIGIMAHIDAGKTTTTERVLYYTGRIHKIGETHEGASQMDWMAQEQERGITITSAATTAAWKGHRVNIIDTPGHVDFTVEVERSLRVLDGAVALLDAQSGVEPQTETVWRQATTYGVPRIVFINKMDKTGADFLYSVGTIHDRLQANAHPIQLPIGAEDNFTGIIDLVKMKAEIYEDDLGINIREEEIPAEYLELAEEWRLKLVEAVAETDEDLMERYLDGEEISQEELKKAIRVATIKVDFYPVLCGSAFKNKGVQLMLDAVIDYLPSPLDVEAIEGVLVGDEERVLRHADDSEPFSALAFKVMTDPFVGRLTFFRVYSGTLQAGSYVQNSSKGKRERVGRILQMHANSRSEIPEVFAGDIAAAVGLKNTTTGDTLCDEKDQVILESMEFPEPVIQVAIEPRSKADQDKMGVALQKLAEEDPTFRAETDHETGETIIAGMGELHLDIIVDRMRREFNVDATVGAPQVSYRETFRGSTKAEGKFVRQSGGKGQYGHVWIEFSPNDEGKGFEFEDAIVGGVVPREYIPAVKAGLEASLDNGVLAGYPLVDIKAKLYDGSYHDVDSNETAFKVAASMALKNASKKASPVILEPMMAVEITVPEEYLGDVMGHISARRGRIEGSEARGNTTIVKGTIPLAEMFGYATSLRSSTQGRGTFSMTFDHYEDVPKSISEEIIKKNGGEA; this is encoded by the coding sequence ATGGCAAAAAGAGAGTTTACTCTAGAAAATACCCGTAATATTGGAATCATGGCCCATATCGATGCTGGTAAAACAACAACGACTGAGCGTGTCCTTTATTATACTGGCCGTATCCATAAGATTGGTGAAACCCATGAAGGGGCTTCACAAATGGACTGGATGGCACAAGAACAAGAACGTGGTATTACAATTACTTCTGCAGCTACAACTGCAGCTTGGAAAGGTCACCGTGTAAACATTATTGATACTCCAGGTCACGTTGACTTCACTGTTGAAGTTGAACGTTCTCTTCGCGTATTAGATGGTGCTGTTGCTTTACTAGATGCTCAATCAGGTGTTGAACCTCAAACTGAAACAGTTTGGCGTCAAGCAACAACTTACGGTGTACCTCGTATTGTTTTCATTAATAAAATGGATAAAACTGGAGCTGACTTCTTATATTCTGTAGGAACGATTCATGACCGTTTACAAGCTAACGCTCATCCAATCCAATTACCCATTGGTGCTGAAGATAACTTCACAGGGATCATTGATTTAGTGAAAATGAAGGCTGAAATCTATGAAGATGATTTAGGGATTAATATTCGTGAGGAAGAAATTCCTGCTGAATATCTAGAATTAGCTGAAGAATGGCGTTTGAAATTAGTTGAAGCGGTTGCTGAAACTGACGAAGACTTGATGGAAAGATACCTTGATGGGGAAGAAATTTCTCAAGAAGAATTGAAAAAAGCTATTCGCGTTGCAACGATAAAAGTTGATTTTTATCCAGTACTTTGTGGATCAGCATTTAAAAATAAGGGTGTTCAATTAATGCTTGATGCAGTTATTGATTACCTACCATCACCACTTGATGTTGAAGCTATTGAAGGTGTACTTGTTGGAGATGAAGAGCGTGTTTTACGTCATGCAGATGACAGCGAGCCTTTCTCAGCTCTTGCGTTTAAAGTTATGACAGATCCATTTGTTGGACGTTTGACTTTCTTCCGCGTATACTCAGGTACTTTACAAGCTGGTTCATATGTTCAAAACTCATCTAAAGGTAAACGTGAACGTGTTGGCCGTATCTTACAGATGCACGCTAACTCACGTAGCGAAATTCCTGAAGTGTTTGCTGGCGATATCGCTGCAGCTGTTGGATTGAAAAATACAACAACTGGTGACACTTTATGTGATGAAAAAGATCAAGTTATCTTAGAGTCAATGGAGTTCCCAGAACCCGTTATTCAAGTAGCTATCGAACCTAGATCTAAAGCTGATCAAGATAAAATGGGTGTTGCGTTACAAAAACTTGCTGAAGAAGATCCAACTTTCCGCGCTGAAACTGACCACGAAACTGGCGAAACAATTATTGCTGGTATGGGTGAGTTACACTTGGATATCATTGTAGACCGTATGAGACGTGAATTTAACGTTGACGCTACTGTTGGTGCTCCACAAGTTTCTTATCGTGAGACATTCCGTGGTTCTACTAAAGCCGAGGGTAAATTCGTTCGCCAATCTGGTGGTAAAGGTCAATACGGTCACGTATGGATTGAATTCTCACCAAATGATGAAGGAAAAGGTTTTGAGTTTGAAGATGCAATCGTTGGTGGTGTGGTTCCTCGTGAGTACATCCCAGCAGTTAAAGCAGGATTAGAAGCTTCATTAGATAACGGTGTTCTTGCTGGGTATCCATTAGTCGATATCAAAGCAAAACTTTATGATGGTTCATACCATGACGTTGACTCAAATGAGACAGCCTTTAAAGTTGCTGCATCAATGGCACTTAAGAACGCTTCTAAAAAAGCAAGCCCAGTAATTCTAGAACCAATGATGGCTGTTGAAATTACAGTTCCTGAAGAATATTTAGGGGATGTAATGGGACATATTTCTGCACGTCGCGGACGTATCGAAGGTTCTGAAGCACGTGGAAACACAACAATTGTTAAAGGAACAATTCCTTTGGCTGAGATGTTTGGCTATGCTACTTCTTTACGTTCTTCAACACAAGGTCGCGGAACTTTCTCTATGACATTTGATCATTACGAAGATGTTCCTAAATCTATTTCTGAAGAAATTATCAAGAAAAATGGTGGAGAAGCGTAA
- the tuf gene encoding elongation factor Tu, with protein sequence MAKEKYDRSKPHVNVGTIGHVDHGKTTLTAAITTVLAKKGFKSTATDYASIDGAPEERERGITISTSHVEYETADRHYAHVDCPGHADYVKNMITGAAQMDGAILVVSAADGPMPQTREHILLSRQVGVPYIVVFLNKVDMVDDEELLELVEMEVRDLLSDYDFPGDDTPVIAGSALKALEGVAEYEDKIMDLMAAVDSYIPTPVRDTEKPFMMPVEDVFSITGRGTVATGRVETGQIKVGEEIEIIGIHEATTKSTVTGVEMFRKLLDFAQAGDNIGALLRGVAREDIQRGQVLAKPGSITPHTKFTGEVYILSKEEGGRHTPFFANYRPQFYFRTTDVTGVVELPEGTEMVMPGDNVTISVDLIAPIAIDPGTKFTIREGGRTVGAGVVASIEK encoded by the coding sequence ATGGCAAAAGAAAAATATGATCGCTCAAAACCACACGTTAACGTTGGAACTATCGGACACGTCGACCATGGTAAAACAACTTTAACAGCTGCTATTACAACTGTATTAGCTAAAAAAGGATTCAAAAGTACTGCTACAGACTACGCTTCTATTGATGGTGCTCCAGAAGAGCGCGAACGTGGAATCACAATTTCAACGTCTCACGTTGAATATGAGACTGCAGATCGTCACTACGCTCACGTAGACTGCCCAGGCCATGCTGACTATGTTAAAAACATGATCACTGGTGCTGCACAAATGGATGGAGCTATCTTAGTGGTATCTGCTGCTGATGGCCCTATGCCTCAAACACGTGAACACATTCTATTGTCTCGCCAAGTTGGTGTTCCATACATCGTTGTTTTCTTAAACAAAGTAGATATGGTTGATGACGAAGAATTACTAGAATTAGTTGAAATGGAAGTTCGTGACTTATTATCAGACTACGATTTCCCAGGAGACGACACTCCAGTTATTGCTGGTTCAGCTCTTAAAGCATTAGAAGGCGTTGCAGAGTACGAAGATAAAATCATGGACTTGATGGCAGCTGTAGATTCTTACATCCCAACACCAGTTCGTGATACTGAAAAACCATTCATGATGCCAGTTGAGGACGTATTCTCAATTACTGGACGTGGAACAGTTGCTACAGGTCGTGTAGAAACTGGACAAATCAAAGTCGGTGAAGAAATCGAAATCATCGGAATCCACGAAGCAACTACTAAATCAACTGTAACCGGAGTTGAAATGTTCCGTAAATTGTTAGATTTTGCTCAAGCAGGAGATAACATTGGTGCATTATTACGTGGAGTTGCACGTGAAGATATCCAACGTGGACAAGTATTAGCTAAACCAGGCTCAATTACTCCACATACAAAATTTACAGGTGAAGTTTATATCTTATCTAAAGAAGAGGGTGGACGTCATACTCCATTTTTCGCAAACTACCGCCCACAATTTTACTTCCGTACAACTGACGTAACTGGTGTTGTTGAGTTACCAGAAGGTACTGAAATGGTTATGCCAGGAGACAACGTTACAATTTCTGTTGACTTGATTGCTCCTATCGCTATTGATCCA